The Castanea sativa cultivar Marrone di Chiusa Pesio chromosome 11, ASM4071231v1 genome contains a region encoding:
- the LOC142616484 gene encoding uncharacterized protein At4g02000-like has protein sequence MEELTKDWKKLSLSSKEDNKLDLSKNKKAQTYTLAAKIFTRRLVNIEVVAKTFGPLWRTRRKFEVSNAGDNILLFAFESDEDIEKVLMGEPWAFDRHFVVFQRYDMSTPIENLSFNRVSFWIQIHNLPYSLLSSEVASSLGEALGVVTMPKDQTEMRGGNFLRVRVAIDVSEPLCRGRRVKFDENEKGWVSFMYERPPNLCYWCGHLTHDDKDCSLWLRSRGSLSPSDQQFGPWL, from the coding sequence ATGGAGGAACTAACAAAGGACTGGAAGAAATTGTCATTATCTAGTAAGGAGGATAACAAGCTTGATTTGTCAAAGAATAAGAAAGCTCAGACGTACACTTTAGCAGCAAAAATTTTTACGCGCCGCTTGGTGAACATTGAGGTGGTGGCAAAAACATTTGGGCCTCTCTGGCGTACGAGAAGGAAGTTTGAAGTCAGCAATGCCGGGGATAATATACTACTTTTTGCGTTCGAATCTGATGAGGATATTGAAAAGGTCCTTATGGGAGAACCTTGGGCTTTCGACAGACATTTTGTGGTTTTCCAGCGGTATGATATGTCTACTCCGATTGAGAACCTTTCATTTAATAGAGTATCGTTTTGGATTCAGATTCATAATCTGCCATACTCTTTACTGTCAAGTGAGGTGGCTAGCAGTTTAGGTGAGGCATTAGGTGTGGTCACGATGCCAAAAGACCAAACTGAAATGAGAGGTGGAAATTTCCTAAGAGTGAGAGTTGCCATTGATGTCTCTGAACCACTCTGTAGGGGTCGTCGGGTTAAATTTGATGAGAATGAGAAAGGATGGGTGTCGTTTATGTATGAAAGGCCACCTAATCTATGTTATTGGTGTGGCCACCTCACACATGATGATAAGGACTGTAGTTTATGGTTGAGGAGTCGAGGATCCTTATCACCAAGCGACCAACAATTTGGCCCGTGGCTTTGA
- the LOC142615519 gene encoding borneol dehydrogenase, mitochondrial-like, protein MGSFSLVSAAARRLEGKVALITGGASGIGESTARIFSKHGAKVVIADIQDELGHSICEELNPQSSSFVHCDVTKETEVENAVNHAVSKYGKLDIMFNNAGIAGAAKLNILDTTKAEFEQVVSVNLVGAFLGTKHAARVMIPARKGSIITTASTSSIIAGGSTHGYTSSKFGVVGLMRNTAVELGQFGIRVNCVSPYAIGTPLLNDFLKQLDTDRISSVFSSLKGEVLKPEDVAEAALYLGSDESKYVSGHNLVIDGGFTIANSSFCLFAQS, encoded by the exons ATGGGAAGTTTCTCATTAGTCTCGGCTGCAGCAAGAAG gctagaaggaaaagtGGCACTAATTACTGGTGGGGCTAGCGGCATTGGTGAGTCCACTGCAAGAATCTTCTCCAAACATGGAGCTAAAGTTGTAATCGCAGACATCCAAGACGAGTTGGGTCACTCTATATGCGAAGAACTAAATCCTCAATCCTCATCCTTTGTCCATTGTGATGTTACTAAGGAAACGGAAGTAGAAAATGCTGTTAACCATGCTGTTTCCAAGTACGGTAAGCTAGACATTATGTTCAATAATGCTGGTATAGCTGGAGCAGCCAAACTCAACATCCTTGACACCACCAAGGCTGAATTTGAGCAAGTGGTTAGTGTCAACCTAGTTGGTGCTTTCCTTGGCACAAAACATGCAGCCCGTGTGATGATCCCAGCTCGAAAAGGCAGTATAATCACAACTGCTAGCACATCCTCAATCATAGCAGGAGGTTCAACGCATGGCTACACAAGCTCAAAATTTGGTGTGGTTGGATTAATGAGAAATACAGCAGTGGAGCTTGGACAGTTTGGCATTCGTGTGAATTGTGTGTCACCGTATGCGATTGGTACGCCGTTATTAAATGATTTCTTAAAGCAGCTGGATACTGATAGAATTTCCAGTGTTTTTTCAAGCCTAAAGGGTGAGGTTCTCAAGCCAGAGGATGTGGCTGAGGCTGCTCTCTATTTGGGAAGTGATGAGTCAAAATATGTGAGTGGACATAATCTTGTGATAGACGGAGGCTTCACCATTGCAAATTCAAGCTTTTGTTTATTTGCACAATCTTAA
- the LOC142615713 gene encoding diphosphomevalonate decarboxylase 2-like yields the protein MAGKWVRMVTAQTPTNIAVIKYWGKRDEALILPVNDSISVTLDPAHLCTTTTVAVSPSFDQDRMWLNGKEISLAGGRFQSCLREIRSRACDVEDEEKGIKIAKKDWENLHLHIASYNNFPTAAGLASSAAGFACLVFALAKLMNAKEDQSQLSAIARQGSGSACRSLYGGFVKWIMGKDEDGRDSLAVQLADEKHWDDLVIIIAVVSSRQKETSSTSGMRETVETSLLLKHRAKEIVPKRIVQMEEAIKNRDFASFAQLTCTDSNQFHAVCLDTSPPIFYMNDTSHRIISVVEKWNRSEGVPQVAYTFDAGPNAVMIARDRKAASLLLQRLLFHFPPNADTDLNSYIIGDKSILQDAGIQKKEDVDALPPPSKIKDDIPSHKFRGDVSYFICTRPGRGPVLLSDKSQALLNPETGLPK from the exons ATCCTTCCTGTCAATGATAGCATCAGTGTTACTCTTGATCCCGCCCACCTctgcaccaccaccaccgtcgCCGTCAGCCCTTCCTTTGATCAGGACCGCATGTGGCTCAATGGCAAG GAGATTTCCCTTGCTGGAGGCAGGTTCCAAAGCTGTCTGAGGGAAATTCGCAGTCGTGCTTGTGATGTTGAGGATGAGGAAAAGGGTATCAAAATTGCAAAGAAAGATTGGGAAAATTTGCATTTGCATATTGCTTCCTACAACAATTTCCCTACTGCTGCTGGGTTGGCGTCTTCGGCTGCTGGGTTTGCTTGTCTTG TTTTTGCACTTGCAAAGCTAATGAATGCTAAAGAAGATCAAAGCCAGCTTTCTGCTATTGCAAG ACAAGGTTCAGGCAGCGCTTGTCGCAGTTTATATGGTGGCTTTGTCAAGTGGATCATGGGAAAA GATGAGGATGGAAGGGACAGTCTTGCAGTTCAACTGGCAGATGAGAAACACTGGGATGatcttgttattattattgcaGTG GTAAGTTCAAGGCAGAAGGAAACAAGTAGCACCAGTGGAATGCGTGAAACTGTCGAAACAAGTTTGCTATTAAAGCATAGAGCAAAG GAAATTGTACCCAAACGCATAGTACAAATGGAAGAAGCCATAAAAAATCGTGATTTTGCATCTTTTGCACAACTGACTTGCACTGATAGTAACCAGTTTCATGCCGTTTGCCTGGACACATCTCCCCCAATATTCTACATGAATGATACATCCCATAG GATAATTAGTGTTGTTGAAAAGTGGAATCGATCTGAAGGAGTGCCTCAG GTGGCATATACTTTTGATGCGGGGCCGAATGCAGTGATGATTGCACGTGATAGAAAAGCTGCCAGCCTTTTGCTTCAGAGGCTGCTCTTCCATTTCCCTCCAAATGCGGATACAGATTTAAACAG TTATATTATTGGTGATAAGTCAATCCTACAAGATGCTGGGATTCAGAAGAAAGAGGATGTGGACGCTTTGCCGCCACCTTCCAAGATAAAAGATGACATTCCATCCCATAAATTTAGGGGGGATGTTAGTTATTTCATCTGCACAAGACCTGGGAGAGGTCCAGTTTTGCTTTCTGATAAGAGCCAGGCTCTTCTCAACCCCGAAACTGGGCTACCTAAGTAA